The Plasmodium chabaudi chabaudi strain AS genome assembly, chromosome: 4 nucleotide sequence taaattttctttttgcttgaaaatatattgtattgcatatttttttttcaattacaCTCTTAAAATATCTAGCTGCACATGTACCCTTCATTTTTGTTCTCtttccatatattttattcccttataataatacaaaatgtGGTCCCAAATAAATGGTTTGCTCAGACCAACTAtagtaaacaaaatatgtttgTATATTCCTTGTTATTATGTCTATATGTTcctatttataaataaatatgtcaATGTTTTCCCCTTCCAatagaattattattcattccAGTTTCAATTCGGGCTCTTTTTGCGTATCCCCCCccttttctatttttactCATACTCCTCTTTGTACATATTGTACATAGGATAGACTCGAATAAATTTAAGGAAGCCTCTGAATAAAGcccttaaaaaatttgattttaaatatttttcatatgtaaaaaaagtataactTGATAATATGGAAGCAACTTCGAAAAAGGAAAACTcgttatataataaaatattttgtataacaaaaaaaaaagggatATACTCTgctttaataaaaaataaatcaaaacaATTAATTAAAGAACCTTCATTTATTCGGCtccaataatataatatgtatgttGAAAAAACATAACCTAAATGATTATATGTTTCTTTTTGTACAAATTTGTTATCGTCTTTATTATTCGTAGAAGGCATAGCAGTAATTAAACTTCTTATTTTGCGTATATGCTTTTTCAAGTCCATAACATTTTCATTGTACATACTGGCAattatagtaaaaaaaatatttgatatatacCCATATgtaagaaaaattaaaaaatcttCTGGGTTTTTATAATGTGCTATTTCAACGGatgacatatatatatttaaataattaaacattaaaatatattgtaaatataaatttcctatataaaaatagggTGTTACTAATCTCCATATTTCCccgtttttaaaaattttatcaaaatcatataaaatatatttataaacatttttatttaaatgaattaaaacaCTTAATATAAAGGTgtttatcaaatatatttttgtaatagGGGGGATTCGAGCAAAAGATTTTATATAGGAATAAGCATAATGATTTTCTATATAGTCCAAATTAAACCATGCTTtaacattttcttttatatcaGTAAATTTGgatgaatttaaaaaatataaattatattttttttttttttgtgtatatCCTTTAGAATTATtcaatgaatatttttttttaattttttttttcaatatgttttttttctccttCCTAAAATTATAGCATGTATTTTGCCCTTTGGTCTTGCCATCATTTCTTACACTATTTTTAAacgaaatattttttaacaactGACTTGAAATATCATTTACACAAACTTTAGCGTCACAATAATAGTACCTCACACTAGCAATTATGcttaagaaaaataaaaatctgTATATAAGCATCTTCTATTTTAGTTACTCTCGTTTTGGTTTGTGATATTCTTCCAACTTGTATTTTGTCCCTTAAAGAATGTCAAGGTGTTTATACGGTGTAATCAATTATTCAGCATACTATTTTTCCGTACTTTTACTTTGTcccttttcttttttttattatacttcatttaaaaagaatGTGTTAACCCCCCACATTTGAATCGTGTATTgtgtttcattattataattataaacagtttttagaaaaataaatatttttcataatttaaaaaaaaatatatattttttctctcatacacaatattttttaagaaatttttatatttatcttaTTTACACTATATAGCCATATGCccgttaaaaaaaataatatacatatttatttatatagtattaataaaatgtagTAGCGAGGCAAAATGGTAATAATGACGATACATGCAGAAATAATgacaaaatgataaatctccgaatttttttgtctttgataaaaaaaattatttcaaaaaaaaaagaaaaagaaaaaatctCTAATAGTGTTGTAAAtcttattataaaaaaagtaataatataaatacacatTAATTATGTTAAAATTATGTCCATACATTTCTGAATTTTTAGggataaaatatgtatattacaaaattttaagaatgtttttttaaataatgttcGTTCTTATGTGTGCATGAGGAATGACACTTATTACTGCATAATGCTtaataatatcaaaaaattaaataaataagtaaataaatatatgttatatatttatattgtgtttgttttttaagAATCAAACCTAGGAAATTTAAAAGTGTAGcatgatgaaaaaattgggaaaataaatttataactaAATAAAACACTAAGATATAGCgtgatattataataaactaAAAGAGCATAAAATGAAACTcataaaattcaaaaaaaatgtgtatgaggagaaataattaattacaAGAAATGGTATACATTcattatagaaaataacgaataagtaaaatatgataaaaataaaaacatatatatgataaaaaaaatgcacatcataaaatatagaaacaTAAATGAGCAGTAAAACAAACttgattatattattgtttaaatattttttttaaattatagcATTCGGttgttataaataaactTCAATGCTATCCAAAccgcatattttttcactattaaaagtaaaaaataaatactataaaaaatacggAATGGttgctttatttttcacTGAATTTCTCGAATCAGGGGTATCCTTAAATATAAGCATTTGcctattcatattttcatcgATTCTCATAATTGCTGCAACGTTTCCACATCTATAACAATAATTTGGAGCTGACCAAACAGTAATAATTGTAGAATCGTCAAACATATATCGATATCCCTCCAT carries:
- a CDS encoding DER1-like protein, putative; translated protein: MLIYRFLFFLSIIASVRYYYCDAKVCVNDISSQLLKNISFKNSVRNDGKTKGQNTCYNFRKEKKNILKKKIKKKYSLNNSKGYTQKKKKYNLYFLNSSKFTDIKENVKAWFNLDYIENHYAYSYIKSFARIPPITKIYLINTFILSVLIHLNKNVYKYILYDFDKIFKNGEIWRLVTPYFYIGNLYLQYILMFNYLNIYMSSVEIAHYKNPEDFLIFLTYGYISNIFFTIIASMYNENVMDLKKHIRKIRSLITAMPSTNNKDDNKFVQKETYNHLGYVFSTYILYYWSRINEGSLINCFDLFFIKAEYIPFFFVIQNILLYNEFSFFEVASILSSYTFFTYEKYLKSNFLRALFRGFLKFIRVYPMYNMYKEEYE